From a region of the Methylomonas rapida genome:
- a CDS encoding DUF4400 domain-containing protein — MTRNLLFSLMLWLLEVILVASFVSDRWTRELQLAEDRMMIGYFGANKESQISHTAQRWFDRLFVTTGIRENVFRYFIPTERERQMSKGFEDVGRHDLFPFIESRLNVLWDTIFQMFKRLTTACIWLPYLAAALLPFVVDGLVRRKISQTNFDYPSPMAHRYSLYLILGALYLLLVSLTLPFPIPPQAVPVGVFVVAYAVNVLLANTQKRV; from the coding sequence ATGACGCGTAATCTGTTGTTCAGCCTGATGCTGTGGCTTCTGGAAGTGATCCTGGTGGCCAGTTTCGTGTCCGACCGCTGGACGCGCGAACTGCAGCTCGCCGAAGACCGGATGATGATCGGCTATTTTGGCGCCAATAAAGAATCGCAGATCAGTCACACCGCGCAGCGCTGGTTTGATCGCTTGTTTGTCACCACCGGCATCCGAGAAAACGTATTCCGCTACTTCATCCCGACCGAGCGAGAACGGCAGATGTCCAAAGGCTTCGAGGATGTGGGGCGCCACGATTTGTTTCCCTTTATCGAAAGCCGACTCAACGTGCTGTGGGACACGATCTTTCAAATGTTCAAGCGCCTGACCACGGCCTGCATCTGGTTACCGTACCTGGCCGCCGCCTTGTTGCCGTTTGTCGTCGACGGACTGGTGCGGCGCAAGATCAGCCAGACCAATTTCGATTACCCCAGTCCCATGGCGCATCGCTACAGCCTTTACCTGATTCTGGGTGCGCTGTATCTGCTGCTGGTCAGTTTGACACTGCCGTTTCCGATTCCACCACAAGCCGTCCCGGTAGGTGTCTTTGTCGTCGCTTACGCGGTCAACGTACTGTTGGCCAATACGCAAAAGCGGGTGTAG
- the traD gene encoding conjugative transfer system coupling protein TraD (Members of this protein family are the putative conjugative coupling factor, TraD, as the term is used for the SXT and TOL plasmid systems.), producing the protein MKSDYDYQFPWRPIFEVYAISGWLGGAGLAHFTSRWSGLPHEPFDWLMTACGVMACWRLSPALSLWYRKRRLRQFRFQYLDAEKLVTLVNRNPEALWFGWGFDWVQKHAQLAYEILKRDVSTLIPSDHQRMGSAWIHGLEVSENDIRQPLQHTAGHTLLVGTTGAGKTRAFDVLVTQAVLRGEAVIIIDPKGDKDLMACAKRACALAKRPDRFVYFHPAFPEDSVRLDPLHNFNRPSEIASRISAISPSESSNDPFKAFGQKSLDNVIQGLMVIEERPTLVKLRRYLEGGPSTLVIQALERYFDNNLGHWRQEARAYLKNAKDIDSKAVCLVRFYREVVQHQMPNLDLEGLLSLFEHDRAHFSKMVASLIPIMNMLTSGSLGPLLSPNPHDVDDLRPITNTGHIIEKAQVAYIGLDSLSDGMVGSAIGSILLADLAAVAGDRYNYGVSERPVNVFVDEAAEVINDPFIQVLNKGRGAKIRLFIATQTFADFAARTGSQDKARQVLGNVNNLIALRIMDSETQQYITDNLPKTRLKYIMRTQGVATSATNPTVFSGNVGERLMEEEGDLFAPQLLGQLPDLHYIAKLSGGRIVKGRLPILRSELDRQRDRQGAGS; encoded by the coding sequence ATGAAATCCGATTACGACTACCAATTTCCTTGGCGACCCATCTTTGAGGTGTATGCCATCTCGGGTTGGTTGGGCGGTGCTGGATTGGCGCATTTTACCAGTCGCTGGTCAGGCTTGCCGCATGAGCCGTTCGACTGGTTGATGACGGCATGCGGAGTGATGGCGTGCTGGCGGCTGTCGCCGGCGTTGAGTCTGTGGTACCGCAAACGCCGGTTGCGTCAGTTTCGATTCCAATACCTGGATGCCGAAAAGCTTGTGACCCTGGTGAATCGCAACCCCGAGGCCTTGTGGTTCGGTTGGGGATTTGATTGGGTACAAAAGCATGCGCAATTGGCCTACGAGATTTTAAAACGCGATGTCTCGACCTTGATTCCCAGCGATCATCAACGCATGGGTTCGGCTTGGATACACGGCCTGGAAGTGTCCGAAAATGACATTCGCCAGCCTTTACAGCATACCGCCGGCCATACGCTGCTGGTCGGCACCACCGGTGCCGGTAAAACCCGTGCCTTTGATGTATTGGTGACGCAAGCTGTGTTGCGCGGCGAAGCGGTGATCATCATTGATCCTAAAGGCGACAAAGATTTGATGGCCTGCGCCAAACGTGCCTGCGCCTTGGCCAAGCGTCCAGATCGATTCGTGTATTTCCATCCGGCATTTCCGGAAGACAGCGTCCGACTCGATCCCTTGCACAATTTCAACCGGCCTTCGGAGATTGCCAGCCGTATCAGCGCCATTTCGCCCAGCGAAAGCAGTAACGATCCGTTCAAGGCGTTCGGTCAAAAATCACTGGATAACGTGATTCAAGGCTTGATGGTCATCGAGGAAAGGCCAACTTTGGTCAAGCTGCGTCGTTATTTGGAAGGCGGTCCTTCGACATTGGTCATTCAAGCCCTGGAACGCTATTTCGACAACAACCTGGGCCATTGGCGGCAAGAGGCGCGGGCTTACCTGAAGAATGCCAAGGACATCGATTCCAAAGCGGTCTGCCTGGTGCGGTTTTATCGAGAGGTCGTGCAGCATCAAATGCCGAATTTAGATTTGGAAGGCTTGTTGTCTTTGTTCGAACACGACCGGGCACATTTCAGCAAGATGGTGGCGTCCTTGATTCCGATCATGAACATGCTGACCTCGGGTTCTTTGGGGCCTTTGCTGTCACCGAATCCGCATGACGTGGATGACTTGCGTCCCATCACCAATACCGGCCACATCATTGAAAAAGCCCAGGTCGCTTACATTGGCTTGGACTCGTTATCGGATGGCATGGTGGGCAGCGCCATTGGTTCGATTCTGTTGGCCGATTTGGCTGCTGTCGCTGGCGACCGTTACAACTACGGTGTCTCGGAGCGGCCGGTAAATGTGTTCGTCGACGAGGCAGCGGAAGTCATCAACGACCCCTTCATACAGGTGTTGAACAAAGGCCGCGGCGCCAAGATTCGCCTGTTCATCGCCACGCAGACCTTTGCCGATTTTGCCGCCCGCACCGGCTCCCAGGACAAAGCCCGACAAGTGCTGGGTAACGTCAACAACCTGATCGCGCTGCGAATCATGGACAGCGAGACCCAGCAGTACATCACCGACAATCTGCCGAAGACACGGTTGAAATACATCATGCGCACCCAAGGCGTGGCCACCAGTGCGACCAATCCCACCGTGTTTTCCGGCAATGTTGGTGAACGCTTGATGGAAGAAGAAGGCGATTTGTTTGCACCCCAATTGCTGGGACAACTGCCGGACTTGCATTACATCGCCAAGTTATCCGGCGGTCGCATCGTCAAAGGCCGCTTGCCGATCCTACGGTCGGAACTGGATCGCCAGCGGGATCGCCAAGGTGCCGGCTCATGA